The Candidatus Eremiobacteraceae bacterium DNA segment GATGCCGTCGCGGCCGGCGTCTGCCGCCGCTTATTGCTGCCGCTTGAACGGGCCGATGAAGAGCGCGCAAGCCGGCTGCTCGACACCTTGCGCGGCTACTACGCATGCGGCGGAAGTGTGGCGAAGACGGCTGAAAAGTTGTTCCTGCACCGCAACAGCGTGCGCTACCGGCTGGATCGCGTGCGCTCATTGCTCGGCGCCGACATCGATCATCCGGAAGTCGCCGCAGCACTTCTCGCCGCATTCGCGGTGGCGTCCAGCGCGGTGCCCAAGAAGGAGTACCATGAAGCTCAGCGCGCGAAATAAATTGCCGGGCGT contains these protein-coding regions:
- a CDS encoding helix-turn-helix domain-containing protein gives rise to the protein MFSKNGIAANDVLRAVAENADAVAAGVCRRLLLPLERADEERASRLLDTLRGYYACGGSVAKTAEKLFLHRNSVRYRLDRVRSLLGADIDHPEVAAALLAAFAVASSAVPKKEYHEAQRAK